A region of Mesorhizobium sp. M3A.F.Ca.ET.080.04.2.1 DNA encodes the following proteins:
- a CDS encoding LysR family transcriptional regulator: protein MQPNPTLDQLQILVAVADTGSFSAAGRKLNRAQSVISYGIANLEAQLGLKLFEREGVREPQLTDVGKAMLEDARRMVGVLQRIRSRADGYRQGLEAEVTISVDVALPSPVLVRVLRAFEAQFPTVTLRLHVGTLGLIVDQVVGGHADLGIGGLLGEADVHLLRIGHVSIVPAAAPGHPLTLLPKPIAIEDLREHTQLVVFDQSERTRGRDYGVFAYRTWRLTDVRTKHALMREGLGWGGLPRWLMAEDLASGRLVELDLEPYSEARSPLYAMHRTDRSPKPAAAWLIDQFKRQLGCFHEMEPGVWTEEGLETTHQQA, encoded by the coding sequence ATGCAGCCAAATCCGACTCTCGATCAGCTTCAGATCCTGGTCGCGGTGGCCGATACCGGCAGTTTCTCGGCCGCCGGCCGCAAGCTCAACCGGGCGCAGTCGGTGATCAGCTACGGCATCGCCAACCTAGAGGCTCAACTCGGGCTGAAATTGTTCGAGCGTGAAGGCGTTCGCGAACCGCAACTGACCGATGTCGGCAAGGCGATGCTGGAGGACGCAAGGCGCATGGTGGGCGTGCTGCAACGCATCCGCTCGCGCGCCGACGGCTACCGGCAAGGCCTGGAAGCGGAAGTGACTATATCGGTCGACGTGGCGCTGCCTTCGCCGGTGCTGGTTCGGGTACTGAGAGCGTTCGAGGCGCAATTTCCGACGGTGACCCTGCGACTGCATGTCGGGACGCTCGGCCTGATCGTCGACCAGGTTGTCGGCGGGCATGCCGATCTGGGAATCGGAGGCCTGCTCGGCGAAGCCGACGTGCATCTCTTGCGCATCGGCCATGTCTCGATCGTGCCGGCTGCGGCTCCCGGCCATCCGCTGACGCTGCTGCCGAAACCGATCGCGATCGAGGACCTGCGCGAGCACACTCAACTCGTTGTCTTCGATCAGTCGGAGCGGACGCGGGGGCGCGACTACGGCGTCTTCGCCTACCGCACCTGGCGACTGACCGACGTTCGCACCAAGCATGCGCTGATGCGCGAGGGGCTGGGCTGGGGCGGCCTGCCGCGTTGGCTGATGGCCGAAGATCTGGCCAGCGGCAGGCTGGTCGAACTCGACCTCGAACCCTACAGCGAGGCGCGTTCGCCCCTATATGCCATGCACCGAACCGATCGCAGCCCGAAACCGGCGGCGGCCTGGCTCATCGACCAGTTCAAACGACAACTAGGCTGCTTCCATGAGATGGAGCCGGGCGTGTGGACGGAGGAGGGGCTGGAGACGACCCATCAACAGGCATGA
- a CDS encoding trypsin-like peptidase domain-containing protein, whose translation MAFAAEKFQADDVLLDAYSATVADAVDRIGPAVCRIERTGDAGGHGSGFVIAQDGLVVTNFHVVGDARAVRVTMPDGAVRDGRVLGRDPDTDIALVRADGSFADVAPLGDSKRLRRGQIAIAIGNPLGFEWTVTAGVVSALGRSMRASTGRLIDDVIQTDAALNPGNSGGPLVSSAGEVIGVNTAMIHGAQGIAFAVASNTANFVISEIIRFGRVRRAFIGVSADTTNLPRRAALLSQVSTNTAVRLRSVEKNGPAAKAGLKEGDIIAAIDGRPVTGVDDLVRMLDAERIGRETLCTVVRRTGVSQVRVIPVARAG comes from the coding sequence ATGGCCTTCGCCGCCGAGAAATTCCAAGCCGATGACGTCTTGCTCGATGCCTATTCGGCGACCGTCGCGGATGCGGTCGACCGGATCGGTCCGGCCGTCTGCCGCATCGAGCGCACCGGTGACGCCGGCGGCCACGGTTCAGGCTTCGTCATCGCGCAGGACGGACTGGTGGTCACCAACTTCCATGTCGTCGGCGACGCGCGCGCCGTGCGGGTCACGATGCCGGATGGCGCCGTGCGCGACGGCCGCGTGCTCGGCCGCGATCCCGACACCGACATCGCGCTGGTCCGCGCCGACGGCAGTTTCGCCGATGTCGCGCCGCTCGGCGATTCCAAGCGTCTCCGCCGCGGCCAGATCGCGATCGCCATCGGCAATCCGCTCGGCTTCGAATGGACGGTCACCGCCGGCGTCGTCTCCGCGCTCGGGCGCTCGATGCGCGCCTCGACCGGCCGGTTGATCGACGACGTCATCCAGACCGATGCCGCGCTTAACCCCGGCAATTCCGGCGGCCCGCTGGTGTCGTCGGCGGGCGAGGTGATCGGCGTCAACACCGCGATGATCCATGGCGCGCAGGGCATCGCCTTCGCGGTCGCCTCCAACACCGCCAATTTCGTCATCTCCGAGATCATCCGCTTCGGCCGCGTGCGGCGCGCCTTCATCGGCGTTTCAGCCGATACGACCAACCTGCCCCGCCGCGCGGCGCTGCTGTCGCAGGTTTCCACCAACACGGCCGTGCGGCTGCGCAGCGTCGAGAAGAACGGGCCAGCGGCGAAAGCCGGTTTGAAGGAAGGCGACATCATCGCCGCCATCGACGGCCGGCCGGTCACCGGCGTCGACGATCTCGTACGCATGCTCGATGCCGAGCGGATCGGCCGTGAGACGCTCTGCACTGTCGTGCGCCGCACCGGCGTCAGCCAGGTGAGGGTGATACCGGTGGCAAGGGCTGGCTGA
- a CDS encoding S1C family serine protease, which translates to MSAFDLAAFSDAIADAAAAAAPALASFATHHHRSASAFHWRDGFFVTAEEAVEAGEEIELTLASGETAKAEMVGRDPSTGVALLKPAAATADLPQLAQAGPVRAGNIAIAVGNSEGTGLAVFGTVGEVGPAWRSMRGGTIDRRINLAINTGSRFEGGPVLDAKGGLIGMLLFGPRRRVLVMPYETIERAATTLREKGHVARGYLGAGLHPIRNGDTHGAMVMSLDDSGPAKAAGLHVGDIIVAWNGEAVHGPRELIRRLGPDSAGATVTLGVSSGGARRDVSITIGEKPLS; encoded by the coding sequence ATGAGCGCTTTCGACCTTGCAGCCTTTTCCGACGCCATTGCCGATGCTGCGGCGGCCGCCGCGCCGGCGCTGGCGAGCTTTGCCACGCATCACCACCGCAGCGCGAGCGCCTTCCACTGGCGCGACGGCTTCTTTGTCACCGCCGAGGAAGCGGTTGAGGCCGGCGAAGAGATCGAGCTGACGCTGGCGTCGGGCGAAACCGCCAAGGCGGAGATGGTCGGCCGCGATCCTTCGACGGGCGTTGCGCTTCTCAAGCCGGCTGCGGCAACAGCAGACCTGCCGCAGCTGGCTCAGGCTGGTCCTGTGCGCGCCGGCAATATCGCGATCGCCGTCGGCAACAGTGAAGGCACCGGGCTTGCGGTCTTCGGCACTGTCGGCGAGGTCGGTCCTGCCTGGCGTTCGATGCGCGGCGGCACCATCGACCGGCGCATCAACCTCGCCATCAACACCGGGAGCCGGTTCGAGGGCGGCCCGGTGCTCGATGCCAAAGGCGGGCTGATCGGCATGCTGCTCTTCGGACCGCGCCGCCGGGTGCTGGTGATGCCTTACGAGACGATCGAACGCGCGGCTACGACGCTGCGCGAGAAGGGCCACGTCGCGCGCGGCTATCTAGGCGCCGGGCTGCACCCGATCCGAAACGGCGACACGCATGGCGCCATGGTCATGAGCCTCGACGACAGTGGCCCGGCAAAGGCCGCCGGCCTGCATGTCGGCGACATCATCGTGGCCTGGAACGGCGAAGCCGTGCATGGGCCGCGCGAACTGATCCGCAGGCTCGGCCCAGACAGCGCCGGCGCGACGGTGACGCTCGGCGTGTCGAGTGGTGGCGCTCGGCGCGACGTCTCAATCACCATCGGCGAAAAACCGTTGAGCTGA
- a CDS encoding LuxR C-terminal-related transcriptional regulator: MAVSAAQTIARPDRATHRLTVLIALGDAARAEQLADALAASDDLLPALAASNMSQVADVALMDEAALESRAAGSTMPMVLLSRRAVRDGLNGNVLAVLPPSADGLLIAAALRLAASGYRISRAGPSAVAAHGDFHTEPSEDEGLDDDQVRPALSPREAEVLALLAEGAPNKVIARRLNISVHTAKFHVAAILVKLGASNRTDAIAIAMRQGLVLV; the protein is encoded by the coding sequence ATGGCCGTCAGCGCAGCCCAAACGATCGCAAGACCGGATCGCGCTACCCACCGGCTGACCGTGCTGATCGCGCTCGGCGACGCGGCGCGCGCCGAGCAACTGGCCGACGCGCTTGCGGCCAGCGACGATCTGCTGCCGGCGCTCGCAGCAAGCAATATGAGCCAGGTCGCCGATGTCGCGCTAATGGACGAGGCCGCATTGGAAAGCCGGGCCGCCGGTTCGACCATGCCGATGGTTCTGCTTTCGCGACGCGCCGTCCGCGATGGGCTCAATGGCAACGTCCTGGCAGTGCTGCCGCCCTCAGCCGACGGCCTGCTGATTGCCGCCGCCTTGCGACTGGCAGCGTCCGGTTATCGGATCAGCAGGGCCGGACCGTCGGCGGTGGCCGCTCATGGCGACTTCCACACAGAACCGTCCGAGGACGAGGGACTCGACGACGACCAGGTTCGCCCGGCATTGTCGCCGCGCGAGGCGGAAGTGCTGGCGCTGCTGGCGGAAGGCGCGCCGAACAAGGTGATCGCGCGGCGACTCAACATTTCGGTCCACACGGCGAAGTTCCACGTCGCTGCGATCCTGGTCAAGCTCGGCGCTTCCAACCGCACCGATGCCATCGCCATTGCGATGCGGCAGGGGCTGGTGCTGGTCTGA
- a CDS encoding NAD(P)-dependent oxidoreductase, with amino-acid sequence MSLKGKTLFISGGSRGIGLAIALRAARDGANVTIAAKTAEPHPKLPGTIYSAAEEIEQAGGKALPVLCDIREEAQVAEAVSKTVERFGGIDICVNNASAIQLTGTLETNMKRYDLMHQINTRGTFLVSKMCIPHLKLAENPHILNLAPPLDMKAKWFKNHVAYTMAKFGMSMCTLGMSAEFARDDIAVNSLWPISTIDTAAVRNLLGGATVAAMSRSPDIMADAAHAIFLRPSRDATGNFYIDEEVLRAEGVTDFSIYAPGAKGALAGDFFVPDEVFAKSETRITRTF; translated from the coding sequence ATGTCGCTCAAGGGAAAGACGCTGTTCATCTCGGGTGGATCGCGCGGCATCGGGCTGGCGATCGCCCTGCGCGCAGCGCGCGACGGCGCCAATGTGACGATCGCCGCCAAGACCGCCGAACCGCATCCGAAGCTGCCGGGCACGATCTACAGTGCGGCCGAGGAGATCGAGCAGGCCGGCGGCAAGGCGCTGCCGGTGCTCTGCGACATCCGCGAGGAAGCCCAGGTCGCCGAGGCAGTGAGCAAGACCGTGGAACGGTTCGGCGGCATCGACATCTGCGTCAACAATGCCAGCGCCATCCAGCTCACCGGCACGCTGGAAACCAACATGAAGCGCTATGACCTGATGCATCAGATCAACACGCGCGGCACCTTCCTGGTCTCGAAAATGTGCATTCCGCACCTGAAGTTGGCCGAAAATCCTCACATCCTGAATCTGGCGCCGCCGCTCGACATGAAGGCCAAGTGGTTCAAGAACCATGTCGCCTACACCATGGCCAAGTTCGGCATGTCGATGTGCACGCTGGGCATGAGCGCCGAGTTTGCCAGAGACGATATCGCGGTCAATTCGCTATGGCCGATCTCGACCATCGACACGGCCGCGGTGCGCAACCTTCTGGGTGGCGCGACCGTAGCGGCGATGAGCCGCTCGCCCGACATCATGGCCGATGCCGCGCATGCGATCTTCCTGCGGCCGTCGCGCGATGCGACGGGCAATTTCTACATCGACGAAGAGGTGCTGCGCGCCGAAGGCGTCACCGATTTTTCGATCTATGCGCCCGGCGCCAAGGGGGCGCTGGCCGGCGATTTCTTCGTGCCGGACGAGGTGTTCGCCAAATCGGAAACGAGGATAACGCGAACCTTCTAA
- a CDS encoding type II toxin-antitoxin system RelE/ParE family toxin — MKRTVRISPRAKRDLDGIWDYSLNQWGAERAEAYIRSIHSVVTLMDQFPAIARNASDVRPGLLKYAVGSHVVYLRMNHQSIDIVRILHQQMDYPRHL; from the coding sequence ATGAAAAGAACGGTCCGGATTTCGCCGCGAGCGAAGCGGGACCTCGATGGTATCTGGGATTATTCGCTGAATCAGTGGGGCGCTGAGCGGGCAGAAGCCTACATCCGCTCAATCCACTCCGTGGTCACGTTGATGGACCAGTTTCCAGCAATAGCGCGGAATGCCTCGGACGTCAGGCCTGGCCTGCTCAAATATGCTGTCGGTTCTCACGTGGTGTATCTGCGAATGAATCACCAATCCATCGATATTGTGCGCATTTTGCATCAACAGATGGACTACCCCAGGCACCTTTAG
- a CDS encoding type II toxin-antitoxin system ParD family antitoxin, producing MSKNTSVTLGDQYDAFIQRQIAKGRFGSASETVRAGLRLLEEQELKLEQLRAAIDEGDMSGSLEPFDIEAFLNAKKRR from the coding sequence ATGTCCAAAAACACCTCCGTGACCCTTGGCGATCAGTACGACGCATTTATCCAGCGGCAGATAGCAAAGGGCCGCTTCGGCTCGGCGAGTGAAACAGTCCGCGCAGGTCTTCGCCTCCTCGAAGAACAGGAATTGAAGCTCGAGCAGCTTCGTGCCGCTATCGACGAAGGAGACATGTCGGGCAGCCTCGAGCCATTCGACATTGAGGCGTTTCTCAATGCGAAGAAGCGCCGATGA
- a CDS encoding OmpA family protein: MKRQPRILAGTAIGLLMASAPLGAFPLQGSAAFDTPRGAPLILAQSSCAEGQSAEECAQGGQQGEAQQPKKKKREQQQQTESAPAEQPAEPEQKPRKKRQDQQQQMDTGQAGEAAPAEQQFKPRKKRDQQQQIEAAPADQGGQPATEEQQLKPRKKRDQQQQTETAPADQGGQATTDEQQIQPRKKKRDLQQQLESAPAEQAQPAPANDNQQLKPRKKKQQQIEAAPAEEAAPSEQAAPATTDQQLKRKKKRDQQQQTETAPAEQAPTQNAEPAPEEQQAAPAQGEEPTNKLKRRKALGQQQPAAEQPVTGEQPPSGEQPATGEQAAPAQGEAPAQGEATTAKQGEAPLLDSQKDVLRRHKGRNAQGAGTGEDQNAQGQAEQQGAKQVQKLAPVDQGPPPTDDKAAQQEIKPEKIVPVTEEQGKRIELTPEQVVRERRRPEGADVVKQFGDRVILQFNNQTIVESNEAPRITRGAKDVYYEDLPRGRTRETVLRDNGIRIVTIRNRNGDVIQRSRIMPDGQEYILTYVDERYYQDVDDWRDPGEDLPPLRLDISRRDYILDSEDVEDPDEYYTFLEQPPVERVQRLYSVDEVKRSARIRDIARRIDLDTLNFDFGSATISDEEVQKLEGVATAMDKLLKKNPAETFLIEGHTDAVGTPDANLALSDRRAEAVAEALTNAFGIPAENLTTQGYGEEYLKVDTSGPNRENRRVAIRRITSLVAPVASNEQ; this comes from the coding sequence ATGAAACGCCAACCACGGATTCTGGCAGGCACGGCAATCGGCCTGCTGATGGCATCCGCGCCGTTGGGCGCGTTCCCGCTGCAGGGAAGTGCCGCTTTCGACACCCCGCGCGGAGCGCCACTGATTCTGGCGCAATCGAGCTGCGCCGAAGGCCAATCGGCCGAGGAATGCGCGCAAGGTGGTCAGCAAGGGGAAGCCCAGCAGCCGAAGAAGAAGAAGCGCGAGCAGCAACAACAGACCGAATCGGCCCCGGCCGAGCAGCCCGCCGAGCCGGAGCAGAAGCCGCGCAAGAAGCGGCAGGACCAGCAGCAGCAGATGGACACCGGCCAGGCCGGGGAAGCAGCGCCTGCAGAGCAGCAGTTCAAGCCGCGCAAGAAGCGCGACCAGCAGCAGCAGATCGAGGCTGCGCCGGCCGATCAGGGCGGCCAGCCCGCAACCGAAGAACAGCAGCTCAAACCGCGCAAGAAGCGTGACCAGCAGCAGCAGACCGAGACGGCTCCCGCCGATCAGGGCGGCCAGGCCACGACGGACGAGCAGCAGATCCAGCCGCGCAAGAAGAAGCGCGATCTCCAGCAGCAGCTCGAATCGGCACCGGCCGAGCAGGCTCAGCCTGCGCCTGCGAACGACAACCAGCAGCTCAAGCCGCGAAAGAAGAAGCAGCAGCAGATCGAGGCGGCTCCTGCCGAAGAGGCCGCTCCGAGCGAACAGGCTGCGCCGGCCACCACCGATCAGCAATTGAAACGCAAGAAGAAGCGGGATCAGCAGCAGCAGACCGAGACGGCTCCCGCCGAGCAGGCTCCAACCCAGAATGCTGAACCGGCGCCGGAAGAGCAGCAGGCAGCTCCCGCCCAAGGCGAAGAGCCGACAAACAAGCTGAAGAGGCGCAAGGCGCTCGGCCAGCAGCAACCGGCTGCCGAGCAGCCGGTGACCGGAGAACAGCCCCCGTCCGGCGAACAGCCGGCGACCGGCGAGCAGGCCGCGCCGGCGCAGGGCGAAGCCCCGGCCCAGGGCGAAGCCACCACCGCCAAGCAAGGTGAAGCTCCGCTTCTGGACAGCCAAAAGGACGTGCTGCGCCGGCATAAGGGGCGCAACGCCCAAGGCGCAGGCACCGGCGAAGACCAGAATGCTCAAGGCCAGGCTGAGCAGCAGGGCGCAAAGCAGGTCCAGAAACTGGCGCCGGTCGATCAGGGCCCGCCGCCCACCGACGACAAGGCGGCGCAGCAGGAGATCAAGCCTGAGAAGATCGTTCCTGTTACCGAGGAACAGGGCAAGCGGATCGAGCTTACGCCCGAGCAGGTTGTCCGCGAGCGCCGGCGGCCTGAGGGCGCGGACGTGGTGAAGCAGTTCGGCGACCGTGTGATCCTTCAGTTCAACAACCAGACGATCGTGGAAAGCAACGAGGCTCCTCGCATCACGCGCGGCGCCAAGGATGTCTACTACGAGGATCTGCCGCGTGGCCGCACCCGCGAAACCGTGCTGCGCGACAATGGCATCAGGATCGTCACCATTCGCAACCGCAATGGTGACGTCATCCAGCGTTCGCGCATCATGCCGGATGGCCAGGAATATATCCTGACCTATGTCGACGAGCGGTATTACCAGGATGTCGACGATTGGCGCGATCCGGGCGAGGACCTGCCGCCGTTGCGGCTCGACATTTCGCGCCGGGACTACATCCTGGATTCGGAGGATGTCGAGGATCCGGACGAGTACTACACCTTCCTCGAGCAGCCGCCCGTGGAGAGAGTGCAGCGCCTCTACTCGGTCGACGAGGTCAAGCGCTCGGCCCGCATTCGCGACATCGCCCGCCGTATCGACCTGGACACGCTGAACTTCGACTTCGGCTCGGCGACGATCTCCGATGAAGAGGTGCAGAAGCTTGAAGGCGTGGCCACCGCCATGGACAAACTTCTGAAGAAGAACCCGGCCGAAACCTTCCTCATCGAGGGCCATACGGACGCGGTCGGCACGCCCGATGCGAACCTGGCGCTGTCGGACCGGCGCGCCGAGGCGGTTGCCGAAGCACTGACCAACGCGTTCGGCATTCCGGCCGAGAACCTCACGACGCAGGGCTATGGCGAGGAGTACCTCAAGGTGGATACGTCCGGCCCGAACCGCGAGAACCGCCGCGTCGCGATCCGCCGCATCACCTCGCTGGTGGCGCCGGTGGCGAGCAACGAGCAGTAA
- a CDS encoding YcgN family cysteine cluster protein, producing the protein MDAPFWKTKPLEAMTPAEWESLCDGCGKCCLSKLEDEDTGDIYWTSVGCRLFDAETCRCADYANRLARVPDCVGLTPQNVRTISWLPKTCAYRLIAEGHDLYWWHRLVSGSGETVHQAGISIRGRVRAKETDLAEPDDYFDYMLEDEP; encoded by the coding sequence ATGGATGCGCCTTTCTGGAAGACCAAGCCGCTCGAGGCGATGACCCCAGCCGAGTGGGAATCGCTCTGTGACGGCTGCGGCAAATGCTGCCTGTCGAAGCTCGAGGATGAAGATACGGGCGACATCTATTGGACGAGCGTCGGTTGCCGGCTGTTCGATGCAGAAACCTGTCGTTGTGCGGACTACGCCAACCGGTTGGCGCGCGTGCCTGATTGCGTCGGGCTGACCCCGCAAAATGTGCGTACCATCAGCTGGCTGCCCAAGACATGCGCCTACCGGCTGATCGCCGAAGGCCATGATCTCTACTGGTGGCACCGGCTGGTTTCCGGAAGCGGGGAGACCGTGCATCAGGCGGGAATTTCGATCCGCGGCCGGGTGAGGGCCAAGGAAACCGATCTGGCCGAGCCGGACGACTATTTCGATTACATGCTGGAGGACGAACCCTGA